One genomic region from Danio aesculapii chromosome 24, fDanAes4.1, whole genome shotgun sequence encodes:
- the ccdc191 gene encoding coiled-coil domain-containing protein 191: MAHPTHRPDIFRWKTTKTKKPGNNKVQLNDNDIKQWVKRVERASEFAVSEVFSLKKTHDGKKIMSLQSVEQLQDHDDAYSEAQSILSEWMNQKLRLELEMDDDDKEEDEISSSKTEDSESKQLIKNTESSYNNFDDMYFHLEQEEENSVVHNFLQDLMETEVLDFGMVENLKVDSDQSKKRWRDPSLTMEVRHKQVKENRIRREAEREKLRKEKEVLKEARQEVRQLEQEKQRKKRQEAQRQEELIQQEMIRLRREMEEKRNVEQLARNMERERLQQQKATKSSVIPKHHNSTQNKELQLKLKNLEAKIHLLNLQCMQKHFSAWYSMILEKRVRMGKAAALCDWRRQLRAWRAWRALVWARREKKEAERTEEELRHEHRRCQQALESDRRRLLRHCFGDWRVWCQVERHRKELLQQQEETRCKMAALINAAASGKLSAVKSPSSTNLPETPCPTENIRFQELSAAPDSGSSTGQVTNSSGHSEAQLTQAWQVTRQHAALSMAELRQARQTQQSSRSRGAELSGGHFKHRHAALQHTVAEQRRLLKEQQEQILLLQERQNILELRREEKTSLITTGSPETVSTCCPTKMNKEMTSGCAEKPRTKRDSRENADRKSSVHRAPLPHPTVQAMEERARLRAERRKELEEQRRHKQEEKLAQMKAAEEERLRAEEEEKQREVERKKEEKRQQRKRELEKQRRIEHEQEQSKRATQHYLTNLLLHRGLTPWRRLLEKSHANTQKAEDHYTQDLQRRCLCVWRRCVFEAQAEREASASLMYQRILLQRTLKSWTRLKEVRFILEARAERFYKTNIQRKVLTVLLDHVTAERITAWDDEQRAQQHNNRRAVRKCFSGWRRLPVVLREEREREERREQLRRKVAEILPDFRSSPVDSLWR; this comes from the exons ATGGCTCATCCCACACACAGACCGGATATTTTTCGTTGGAAAACGACAAAGACTAAAAAACCAGGCAACAATAAG GTGCAGCTTAATGATAATGACATAAAACAGTGGGTAAAG CGGGTGGAAAGGGCTTCAGAGTTTGCTGTATCTGAGGTGTTTTCATTGAAGAAAACTCATGATGGTAAAAAGATTATGTCACTGCAGAGTGTAGAGCAGCTACAGGATCATGATGATGCGTACAGCGAAG CTCAGTCTATTTTAAGTGAATGGATGAACCAGAAGTTACGGCTGGAGCTTGAAATGGATGATGACGACAAGGAGGAAGATGAGATCAGTTCCAGTAAAACGGAGGATTCAGAATCCAAACAACTTATTAAGAACACAGAGTCCAGCTATAATAACTTTGATG ACATGTACTTTCACCTAGAGCAGGAGGAGGAGAACTCTGTAGTGCATAATTTCCTCCAGGATTTGATGGAAACTGAGGTGTTAGATTTTGGGATGGTGGAGAACCTCAAAGTGGACTCTGACCAGAGTAAGAAAAGGTGGAGGGACCCTAGCCTGACCATGGAGGTGCGTCACAAACAGGTAAAAGAGAACCGCATACGCAGAGAGGCAGAGCGCGAAAAACTGCGCAAAGAAAAAGAAGTGCTAAAGGAGGCGCGGCAAGAAGTGCGGCAACTGGAACAGGAAAAACAGCGAAAGAAGAGACAGGAGGCTCAGCGGCAGGAGGAACTGATACAGCAGGAGATGATTCGCTTGCGCAGGGAGATGGAGGAGAAGAGGAATGTGGAGCAGCTGGCACGAAACAT GGAAAGAGAAAGGCTTCAGCAACAAAAGGCCACTAAGAGCTCTGTCATTCCAAAACATCATAATTCAACACAGAACAAAGAGCTTCAGCTCAAGCTGAAAAACCTAGAGGCTAAAATTCACCTCCTAAACCTACAG TGCATGCAAAAGCATTTTTCCGCATGGTACTCTATGATACTGGAAAAAAGGGTACGAATGGGCAAGGCAGCAGCGCTGTGTGATTGGAGAAGGCAGCTGAGGGCATGGAGAGCCTGGAGAGCTCTGGTTTGGGCCAGAAGAGAGAAGAAAGAGGCTGAGAGGACTGAAGAAGAGCTAAGACATGAGCACAG GCGCTGTCAGCAGGCACTGGAAAGCGACCGCAGGAGGCTTTTGAGGCACTGCTTCGGTGATTGGCGTGTGTGGTGTCAGGTAGAACGTCACCGCAAGGAACTTCTCCAACAACAAGAAGAAACGCGATGCAAAATGGCTGCCTTGATTAATGCTGCTGCTTCTGGAAAACTAAGTGCAGTAAAGTCTCCTTCAAGTACAAACCTTCCTGAAACACCATGTCCTACAGAAAACATCCGCTTTCAG GAATTGTCAGCAGCTCCAGACAGCGGTTCATCCACTGGTCAAGTCACTAACAGCAGTGGCCACTCAGAAGCTCAACTCACTCAAGCCTGGCAGGTGACACGTCAACATGCTGCTCTCTCAATGGCTGAGCTCCGCCAGGCCCGTCAGACTCAGCAGAGCAGCAGAAGCCGAGGTGCAGAGCTCAGTGGTGGACATTTCAAACACAGACACGCGGCCCTGCAGCACACCGTGGCTGAGCAGAGACGCCTGCTGAAGGAGCAGCAAGAGCAGATTCTGCTTCTGCAAGAGAGACAGAACatcctggagctcagacgtgagGAGAAAACGTCTCTGATAACAACAGGTTCCCCTGAAACTGTGAGCACATGCTGTCCGactaaaatgaacaaagaaatgaCAAGTGGATGTGCTGAGAAACCAAG AACAAAGAGAGACTCGAGGGAAAACGCAGACCGAAAATCATCTGTGCATCGAGCGCCGCTTCCACATCCCACAGTACAAG CCATGGAGGAACGAGCACGTCTGCGCGCCGAACGCAGGAAAGAGTTGGAGGAGCAAAGACGACACAAGCAGGAGGAGAAACTT GCTCAAATGAAGGCCGCTGAGGAGGAAAGACTGAGAGCTGAGGAAGAGGAGAAACAAAGGGAGGTGGAGAGGAAGAAGGAAGAGAAGAGGCAACAGAGGAAG AGAGAGTTGGAGAAGCAGAGGAGAATTGAGCACGAACAGGAACAGTCAAAGCGGGCGACTCAACACTACCTCACAAACCTGTTACTGCACCGCGGCCTGACACCCTGGAGACGCCTGCTGGAGAAGAGCCATGCCAACACACAG AAAGCGGAGGATCATTACACACAGGATCTGCAGAGACGCTGTTTGTGTGTTTGGCGGCGGTGTGTGTTCGAGGCGCAGGCAGAGAGAGAGGCCAGTGCCAGTCTGATGTACCAGCGCATCCTGCTGCAGAGGACTCTGAAGAGCTGGACGAGG ttaaaagaGGTGCGCTTTATACTGGAAGCACGAGCCGAGCGCTTCTACAAGACAAACATTCAAAGGAAAGTGTTGACGGTACTGCTGGATCACGTGACAGCAGAGAGGATAACAGCCTGGGATGATGAGCAGCGGgcacaacaacacaacaacag